From the genome of Mycolicibacterium gilvum:
TGCACCCTGCCACCGCTGCAGTCCTGCGACAAGGGCAACGCCTGCCTGACCTGCTCAGTATTCGTCACCGACCACACCCACCGGGACGTCCTGCAACGTCAACTCCGCGAAACCACCGACCTGATCGACCGGGCCACAACAGAATTCGAGCAACGGCACGGCCATCCCATGCCCCAGGACAACGTATGGCTCACCACGCGCCGTACTGAACACCACGCCCTGGAAAGGCTCCTCGACGCCCTCGACCACAAACCCGACTCCGCGGCCCACGGCGCGATCTCCGAGTGTCATCGACCCAGCGCTGGACCCGTCCCGCTGACTCTCGACCTCACCCGCCACCGCAGGAGCACCCTATGACCGACTCCCGAGAACGCCGAATCACCGCCCTCACCGAGGCAGCGAAGGCCAAGTCCAAGAACAAGACCCGAGACGCTGACCAAGCCATCCGCCGACTGATCAAACGCGGCGAACCGATCACGTTCCAAGCCGTGCAACGTGAAGCTGGCGTCTCCCACGCCTTCCTCTACAACCACCCCGAACTGCGCAAACGAATCGAGCATCTACGCGGCGCCCGCCGCAAGGCCACCACCGACCAGCCTGCTGATGCCGACAACACCGTCGTCATCACACTGACCCGCCAGATCGCCGAACTCAAGAAACAGCACCGCCAGCAAGTGCAAGCGCTCCGCGACGCCCTCGAGCGAGCACACGGCGAGAACCTCGACCTACGGCGCGAACTGGCCCGCCGCGGCATCCACTCGCCGCCCAACGTTGCATCGATCGCAACAACGTCCTGAACAGGACAAACACATCCATTCCGAGCTCCAACCTTCGATAACGCCCGGTCCGTAGAGGATCACTGATTCGGCGGCGTCGAGCCACCGCAGTGCGGCCAGGTCGCGCAGCATCGCCGCGGGCAGCTTGGTGTTGGCGGTGAAGTCGAAGGATTCGAATGTCGATTGTTCCTCGAAGCGGGCTCGGCGGATGCGCCGGGTGAGGGCGGCGGATTCTCTGCGGGCGATCTCGTCTTCGCAGAGCACCTGGAGGAAGTCGAGGTTCCCGAGGGTGCCGTCGCGGGTCTGCGCCAGCCGGGCATCCAGGGTGTCGAGCATGCCGGTGAGTTTGAGGGTGCGCAGCGCATTGCGTAGTGCGGGGTCGAGGATGCTCATGGTGGTGATGTCCTTAGGTTCAGATCGAATGATGTTGGTTGCCAGCTGGATACGATGCGTTGATCACGCGATCTCTCCGGTGGTGGTGTCGAAGGCTTGCGGCCCGCGCAGATGCGCCGCGGCTTGCGGGGCGGCGGATTCGATGATGCCGTCGAGTTCGGTGCCGGCGGCCAGGATGCCCTTGACCGTGCGGTAGCTCGGGTCGCCGACGGTGATCGCCCGCGCGCAGGCGGCTTCCAGGCGGTCGTGGCCGACGGTCTTGAGCAAGGCGAGGACGCCTTGAGCGCTGCGCAGTCGGTGGATGGCGTTGACTTCCATGAATTCGGCGATCACCTGGGTACAGGCCGGTCCGACCTCGGCGGCTACTCGGCGACACCAGGTCGGGTTGCGCATCGTGAAGGCGATCTTCTCCGGCGGGTAGTGCTCGAAGTCGGTGGCCCGCCCACGGTGATGGGTGACGTGGGTGGCCACGACGTCGCCGTCGTGCACGATCTGCACCAGGTCGCCGCACGTGCGGGCGTGGACCTGTTGGCCCATCAGCCGCCACGGCACCGAGTAGAGCGCCTTGCCGACTTTCACGTGGCAGTCGGTGGCGACCTTGCCCGTCGACCACACCGCGAGTTGGAAATCACTGTGCGGCAACGGCAACAGGGCATGCTGTTCAACGGTGGAGAACACGAACCCTGGTTGCTCACCGTCGAGTGCCCGAGAGTTTCGCGCCCCGGCTACCTCACGGCACCAGACCAGCGCGGCGGCCTGCATCTGCTCCAGCGAGGTGAACTCGCGGCCCCGCCAGAACGAGTCCCGAATGTATTGCATCGGGCGCTCGACGCGTGGTTTGTCCTTCGGCTTGTTCGCCCGCGCCGGGTCGATCAGGCAACCGTAGTGGGCACCCAGTTCGGCGTAGGCCTTGTTGATCTTCGGGTCATAGAGATCCGGTCGAGTGACACCGGTCTTCAGGTTGTCCGGGACCAGCCGGGCCGGGACGCCACCGAAGAACTCGAACGCTGCCA
Proteins encoded in this window:
- a CDS encoding DUF6262 family protein — translated: MTDSRERRITALTEAAKAKSKNKTRDADQAIRRLIKRGEPITFQAVQREAGVSHAFLYNHPELRKRIEHLRGARRKATTDQPADADNTVVITLTRQIAELKKQHRQQVQALRDALERAHGENLDLRRELARRGIHSPPNVASIATTS